One stretch of Serinicoccus hydrothermalis DNA includes these proteins:
- a CDS encoding recombinase family protein, whose translation MSGQVVGYVRVSSTDQNPARQHQSIREAVGEPDRIFEDQCSGATADRPGLAALLAHLREDDTLVVSSMDRLARSVIDLHALVDGLTDRGVSVRFLHESLSFRPGESDPTGRLLLGVMGSVAAFERAMIRERQAEGIALAKQRGVYKGRARRLTPDQIEQAQTQVESGVPVARVAREAGVSRQTLYDALNRRGAYGEGAAKVG comes from the coding sequence GTGAGCGGACAGGTAGTCGGATACGTGCGCGTCAGCAGCACGGACCAGAACCCTGCGCGCCAGCACCAGAGCATCCGCGAGGCCGTGGGCGAGCCCGACCGCATCTTCGAGGACCAGTGCAGCGGAGCAACCGCCGACCGCCCCGGACTTGCCGCTCTCCTGGCCCACCTGCGCGAGGACGACACGCTGGTGGTGAGCAGCATGGACCGACTCGCCCGGTCGGTGATCGACCTGCACGCGCTGGTGGACGGGCTGACCGACCGAGGGGTGAGCGTCCGGTTCCTGCACGAGTCGCTGTCCTTCCGCCCCGGTGAGTCCGACCCGACCGGAAGGCTGCTCCTGGGGGTCATGGGCAGCGTGGCCGCGTTCGAGCGCGCCATGATCCGCGAGCGGCAGGCCGAGGGGATCGCGCTAGCCAAGCAGCGCGGCGTCTACAAGGGCCGGGCACGCCGCCTCACCCCAGATCAGATCGAGCAGGCCCAAACCCAGGTCGAGTCCGGAGTGCCGGTAGCGCGGGTGGCACGAGAGGCGGGGGTGAGCCGACAGACGCTCTATGACGCGCTGAACCGCCGTGGGGCGTATGGAGAGGGTGCGGCAAAGGTCGGTTAG